In one window of Desulfarculaceae bacterium DNA:
- the clpB gene encoding ATP-dependent chaperone ClpB — MRFDKFTLKSQEILQGAMALADKRGNPQIEPVHLLATLLEVSEEIARPVLGKVGANANAILAEVTEAINKLPQASGATAQAHLSAASTQVLNKAQEIAENMHDEYVSVEHLLIALAECDAPAGNILRGQGVTVDGIMSVLKDIRGTQSVTDQNPEDKYEALKRFSRDLTELAAKGKLDPVIGRDEEVRRIIQILSRRTKNNPVLIGEPGVGKTAIVEGLAQRIVAGDVPEGLKDKKIVSLDMGSLIAGAKYRGEFEDRLKAVLKAVEEAAGTIILFIDEMHTLVGAGKAEGAMDAGNMLKPALARGELRCVGATTIKEYRQNIEKDAALERRFAPVQVGEPSVEDTIAILRGLKEKYEVHHGVRIKDSAIVAAATLSDRYITDRFLPDKAIDLIDESASKLRIDIDSLPEELDVLERRLVQLSVEAEALKKEKDDASKRRLEAVKSEISDLSAERDGLRTQWQADKDRIEGVRKAKEQIDELTAEMARAERAGDLNRVAEIRYGQLPQMEEMLTERQEALEGEGAMVKEEVDAEDVAEVVARWTNIPVSKLLEGEREKLLSMEDRIAQRVVGQTEAIVAVSNAVRRSRSGLQDPNRPIGSFIFMGPTGVGKTELARALAEFLFDDEQAMVRLDMSEFMEKHAVSRLIGAPPGYVGYEEGGYLTEAVRRRPYSVVLFDEIEKAHPDVFNALLQILDDGRLTDGQGRTVDFTNSIIIMTSNIGSQYIQDLSGDSQREQMEEAVMGALRSAFKPEFLNRVDNVVIFHALTLEQIKSIVGIQAQRINKLLTQRGISLEITDAAQGHLAEVGFDPVFGARPLKRAIQSQVMDPLAVKMLDGSFGDGDTIVADVEGDKVVFDKR; from the coding sequence ATGCGATTCGATAAGTTCACGTTGAAAAGCCAGGAAATCCTGCAAGGGGCCATGGCCCTCGCCGACAAGCGGGGCAACCCCCAGATCGAGCCGGTGCACCTGCTGGCCACGCTGCTGGAGGTCTCCGAGGAGATCGCCCGCCCGGTCTTGGGCAAGGTGGGGGCCAATGCCAACGCCATTTTGGCCGAGGTGACCGAGGCCATAAACAAGCTGCCCCAGGCCTCCGGGGCCACGGCCCAGGCCCACCTTTCGGCCGCCTCCACCCAGGTGCTCAACAAGGCCCAGGAGATCGCCGAGAACATGCACGACGAGTATGTCTCGGTGGAGCATCTGCTCATCGCCCTGGCCGAGTGCGACGCGCCGGCGGGCAACATCCTGCGCGGCCAAGGGGTGACGGTTGACGGCATCATGAGCGTGCTCAAGGACATCCGGGGCACCCAGAGCGTCACCGACCAGAACCCCGAGGACAAGTACGAGGCCCTCAAGCGCTTCTCGCGCGACCTGACCGAGCTGGCCGCCAAGGGCAAGCTGGACCCGGTGATCGGCCGCGACGAGGAGGTGCGCCGCATCATCCAGATACTGAGCCGCCGCACCAAGAACAACCCGGTCTTGATCGGCGAGCCCGGCGTGGGCAAGACCGCCATCGTGGAGGGCCTGGCCCAGCGCATCGTGGCCGGCGACGTGCCCGAGGGGCTCAAGGACAAGAAGATCGTGAGCCTGGACATGGGCTCCCTCATCGCCGGGGCCAAGTATCGCGGCGAGTTCGAGGACCGGCTCAAGGCGGTGCTAAAGGCCGTGGAGGAAGCGGCCGGGACCATCATCCTGTTCATCGACGAGATGCACACCCTGGTGGGCGCGGGCAAGGCCGAGGGCGCCATGGACGCGGGCAACATGCTCAAGCCCGCCCTGGCCCGCGGCGAGCTCCGCTGCGTGGGCGCCACCACTATCAAGGAGTATCGCCAGAACATCGAGAAGGACGCGGCCCTGGAGCGGCGCTTTGCTCCGGTGCAGGTGGGCGAGCCCAGCGTGGAGGACACCATCGCCATCTTGCGCGGGCTCAAGGAGAAGTACGAGGTTCACCACGGGGTGCGCATCAAGGACAGCGCCATCGTGGCCGCCGCCACCCTGAGCGACCGCTACATCACCGACCGCTTCTTGCCGGACAAGGCCATCGACCTGATCGACGAGTCGGCCAGTAAGCTGCGCATTGACATCGACTCCCTGCCCGAGGAGCTGGACGTGCTGGAGCGGCGGCTCGTCCAGCTGAGCGTGGAGGCCGAGGCGCTCAAGAAGGAAAAGGACGACGCCAGCAAGCGCCGTCTGGAGGCGGTCAAGAGCGAGATATCCGACCTCTCGGCCGAGCGCGACGGCCTGCGCACCCAGTGGCAGGCGGACAAGGACCGCATCGAGGGCGTGCGCAAGGCCAAGGAGCAGATCGACGAGCTGACCGCCGAGATGGCCCGGGCAGAGCGCGCCGGCGACCTGAACCGGGTGGCCGAGATCCGCTACGGCCAGCTTCCGCAGATGGAGGAAATGCTCACCGAGCGCCAGGAGGCCCTGGAGGGCGAGGGCGCCATGGTCAAGGAGGAGGTCGACGCCGAGGACGTGGCCGAGGTGGTGGCCCGCTGGACCAACATCCCGGTGAGCAAGCTCTTGGAGGGCGAGCGCGAGAAGCTACTGAGCATGGAAGACCGCATCGCCCAGCGGGTGGTGGGCCAGACCGAGGCCATCGTGGCGGTATCCAACGCGGTGCGCCGCAGCCGCTCGGGCCTGCAAGACCCCAACCGGCCCATCGGCAGCTTCATCTTCATGGGCCCCACCGGAGTGGGCAAGACCGAGCTGGCCCGGGCGTTGGCCGAGTTCCTGTTCGACGACGAGCAGGCCATGGTGCGCCTGGACATGAGCGAGTTCATGGAAAAGCACGCGGTGAGCCGCCTGATCGGGGCGCCTCCGGGCTACGTGGGTTATGAAGAGGGCGGCTACCTCACCGAGGCGGTGCGCCGCCGGCCCTACAGCGTGGTGCTCTTCGACGAGATCGAGAAGGCCCACCCCGACGTGTTCAACGCGCTGCTGCAAATCCTGGACGACGGCCGCCTGACCGACGGGCAGGGGCGCACGGTGGACTTCACCAACAGCATCATCATCATGACCTCCAACATCGGCTCGCAGTACATCCAGGACCTGAGCGGCGATAGCCAGCGCGAGCAGATGGAAGAGGCGGTGATGGGCGCGTTGCGCTCGGCCTTCAAGCCCGAGTTCCTCAACCGGGTGGACAACGTGGTGATCTTCCACGCGCTGACCCTGGAGCAGATCAAGAGCATCGTGGGCATCCAGGCCCAGCGCATCAACAAGCTCTTGACCCAGCGGGGCATCAGCCTGGAGATTACGGACGCGGCCCAGGGGCATCTGGCCGAGGTGGGCTTCGACCCGGTGTTCGGCGCGCGGCCGCTGAAGCGGGCCATCCAGAGCCAGGTCATGGACCCGCTGGCCGTGAAGATGCTCGACGGCAGCTTCGGCGACGGCGACACCATCGTGGCCGATGTCGAGGGCGACAAGGTGGTGTTTGATAAGAGGTAA
- a CDS encoding SLC13 family permease codes for MKPAARVCLCIVLSCLILLLGASALCAGPAAPPPAPGDSPPLVKQSRAPQYVQVRLEHPGEALVAGERGVLKLDAWLPQGKGLAWDPTVKEPVTLWLATPAQSGIAFIDHAHPQRPRHHILVRFERPAANHAEPLSTQVEYTVNSRTKAGKHTFWMDIFGELKGADGNQVHDTGALRLPFEVDTHLRTKLLMLAVVAAAVFLFIVEWVRVDVVAIVMMVLLPELGLLNSADTFRGLSSNAVVAIIGVMIISYGLNRAGIVHRIIQPILGFVSKSPNRLVVTFSGLIAAISGVMQNTGAAVLFLPAVRSVTFQKLKVPISRVLMPIGMAAILGGTLTMIGTSPLILLNDILPPGMPKFGFLELTPIGAAISIAGIFYLSTLGMKMLAKISARQSQYQSGDNDKQEGFLASYPEIKGPFEVAVPEDYHPGDGPQELVEIRRRYLVNVVAVVKNGGARDYSPLPSTTLQPGMCLCAYGPDKDVNAFAQHYGLQVRERPVVFKDTMFNPSLAGIVEGVVSPRSSLIGQTIKEIRFRETFGVNPLAVHQDGRTYYQELADLPLQSGDTLLLHGTWERFQALQEMHQNFIIITPFEEEFHKPEKAKWAALCFLGALAMMVVSSFYFQNLPYNPIPLSVCLMVGAVAMVLTKVITISEAYHAVDWRTVFLLGGLIPLGMAVDQTGTANWIAKGIVAGLGGLMSPLLLLAVLAVLAGAFTLVISNVGAATLLVPLGISIAHQIHMDPRVCAIVVGLGVSNSFLLPTHQVNALYMGPGEYRTKDYISIGGGLTIIYMAVLVLMTYFFYL; via the coding sequence ATGAAACCAGCCGCGCGCGTCTGCCTGTGTATCGTCCTGAGCTGCCTGATTCTGCTGCTGGGGGCCAGCGCCCTGTGCGCCGGGCCCGCCGCTCCGCCACCCGCCCCCGGCGACTCCCCGCCCTTGGTGAAGCAATCCCGCGCCCCGCAGTACGTGCAGGTGCGCCTGGAGCATCCCGGCGAGGCCCTGGTGGCCGGGGAGCGCGGCGTCCTGAAGCTGGACGCCTGGCTGCCCCAGGGCAAGGGCCTGGCCTGGGACCCCACGGTGAAGGAGCCGGTGACCCTGTGGCTGGCCACTCCCGCCCAGAGCGGCATCGCCTTTATCGACCACGCCCATCCCCAACGCCCCCGCCATCACATCCTGGTGCGCTTCGAGCGCCCGGCCGCCAACCACGCCGAGCCCCTGAGCACCCAGGTGGAGTACACCGTAAACAGCCGCACCAAGGCGGGCAAGCACACCTTCTGGATGGACATCTTCGGCGAGCTGAAAGGCGCGGACGGCAACCAGGTTCACGACACCGGGGCCCTGCGCCTGCCCTTTGAGGTGGACACCCATCTGCGCACCAAGCTCTTGATGCTGGCGGTGGTGGCGGCGGCGGTGTTTTTGTTCATCGTGGAGTGGGTGCGGGTGGACGTGGTGGCCATCGTGATGATGGTGCTCTTGCCCGAGCTGGGGCTGCTCAACTCCGCGGACACCTTCCGGGGCCTGAGCTCCAACGCGGTGGTGGCCATCATCGGGGTGATGATCATCAGCTACGGCCTGAACCGGGCCGGGATAGTGCACCGCATTATCCAGCCCATATTGGGCTTCGTGAGCAAGAGCCCCAACCGCCTGGTGGTCACCTTCTCCGGCCTCATCGCGGCCATCTCCGGGGTGATGCAGAACACCGGGGCGGCGGTGCTGTTCTTGCCCGCGGTGCGCTCGGTGACCTTCCAGAAGCTCAAGGTGCCCATCTCGCGGGTGCTCATGCCCATCGGCATGGCGGCCATCCTGGGCGGCACCCTGACCATGATCGGCACCAGCCCCCTGATCCTGTTGAACGACATCCTGCCGCCGGGGATGCCCAAGTTCGGCTTCTTGGAGCTGACCCCCATCGGGGCGGCCATCTCCATCGCGGGCATCTTCTATCTGAGCACCCTGGGCATGAAGATGCTGGCCAAGATATCGGCCCGGCAGTCGCAGTATCAGAGCGGGGACAACGACAAGCAGGAGGGCTTCCTGGCCTCCTACCCCGAGATCAAGGGGCCTTTCGAGGTCGCGGTGCCCGAGGACTACCACCCCGGCGACGGCCCCCAGGAGTTGGTGGAGATCCGGCGGCGCTATCTGGTGAACGTGGTGGCGGTGGTGAAAAACGGCGGGGCGCGCGACTACTCGCCCCTACCCAGCACCACCTTGCAGCCGGGCATGTGCCTGTGCGCCTATGGGCCGGACAAGGACGTCAACGCCTTTGCCCAGCACTACGGCCTTCAGGTGCGCGAGCGGCCGGTGGTGTTCAAGGACACCATGTTCAACCCCTCCCTGGCGGGCATCGTGGAGGGCGTGGTCTCGCCGCGCTCCAGCCTCATCGGCCAGACCATCAAGGAGATCCGCTTCCGGGAGACCTTTGGGGTGAACCCCCTGGCGGTGCACCAGGACGGGCGCACCTATTACCAGGAGCTGGCCGACCTGCCCTTGCAGTCGGGCGACACGCTCCTGCTGCACGGCACCTGGGAGCGCTTCCAGGCGTTGCAGGAGATGCACCAGAACTTCATCATCATCACGCCCTTTGAGGAGGAGTTCCACAAGCCGGAAAAGGCCAAGTGGGCCGCCCTGTGCTTCCTGGGCGCCTTGGCCATGATGGTGGTGTCGAGCTTCTACTTCCAGAACCTGCCCTACAACCCCATCCCCTTGTCCGTGTGCCTGATGGTGGGGGCGGTGGCCATGGTGCTCACCAAGGTCATCACCATCAGCGAGGCCTACCACGCGGTGGACTGGCGCACCGTGTTCCTCTTGGGCGGCTTGATTCCCCTGGGCATGGCCGTGGACCAGACCGGCACGGCCAACTGGATCGCCAAGGGCATCGTGGCCGGGCTGGGCGGGTTGATGTCGCCGCTGCTGCTGCTGGCGGTGCTGGCGGTGTTGGCCGGGGCCTTTACCTTGGTCATATCCAACGTGGGCGCGGCGACGCTGTTGGTGCCGCTGGGCATATCCATCGCGCACCAGATCCACATGGACCCCCGGGTGTGCGCCATCGTGGTGGGCCTGGGGGTGTCAAACAGCTTCCTCTTGCCCACCCACCAGGTGAACGCCCTGTACATGGGGCCGGGAGAGTACCGCACCAAGGACTACATCAGCATCGGCGGGGGCCTGACCATCATCTACATGGCCGTGCTGGTGCTGATGACCTACTTCTTTTATCTGTAG
- a CDS encoding DUF3786 domain-containing protein produces the protein MSELRPVFGEIMEDYQRQMGERWDEIDTGALGVEREGHEIVVPLFGRQCRVSPQGIECGEDGLLGHSIGVLLSRYLLGPYGPPGQADAAWVSFRDFPGSAPFQQGFVNTVERRIAAKRSGDLEGLRQVVEPLGAAPAGGGFSYDLALELSGLPRVPLLLLFNDAEEGFPATSTVLFKPDAVSYLDMECIAIVGMVLAALADPQRGW, from the coding sequence ATGAGTGAGCTGCGGCCGGTTTTCGGCGAGATAATGGAAGACTACCAGCGCCAGATGGGCGAGCGCTGGGACGAGATAGACACCGGGGCCCTGGGGGTGGAGCGCGAAGGCCACGAGATCGTGGTGCCGCTGTTCGGCCGCCAGTGCCGGGTGAGCCCCCAGGGCATCGAATGCGGCGAGGATGGCCTCTTGGGCCACTCCATCGGGGTGCTGCTCAGCCGCTACCTTTTGGGCCCCTACGGCCCGCCGGGCCAGGCGGACGCGGCCTGGGTCTCCTTCCGCGACTTCCCGGGCTCGGCCCCCTTTCAGCAGGGATTTGTGAACACCGTGGAGCGGCGCATCGCGGCCAAGCGCTCCGGCGACCTGGAAGGCCTGCGCCAAGTGGTGGAGCCTCTAGGCGCGGCCCCGGCGGGCGGCGGTTTTTCCTACGACCTGGCCCTGGAGCTGTCCGGCCTGCCCCGGGTGCCCCTGCTTCTGTTGTTCAACGACGCGGAAGAAGGCTTCCCGGCCACCAGCACCGTGCTGTTCAAGCCGGACGCGGTGTCCTATCTGGACATGGAGTGCATCGCCATCGTGGGCATGGTGTTGGCCGCCCTGGCCGACCCTCAAAGGGGATGGTGA
- a CDS encoding DUF3786 domain-containing protein: protein MPELKTPLDILKVLPQTNCRDCGAPTCMVFAVAVSQGKRPLDDCPHLDPEVAASASVASKEAPKMMDDIMAALGPLREKIKTLDLEPLARPLGARYKDGKLFINCLGRDFSVDQEGQVYSGCHINGWVAPPVLNYVINGGGPDPKGQWVPLRDLPGGKDWGRFFEHQCEKRLWKIIDDYTELMEDLVDVFGGKPAPEMFDSDIAVVIYPLPKLPMLLCYWKPEDGMASSLNVFFDVTAEDNLPIGSIYSLATGLAVMFEKVSQTHGK, encoded by the coding sequence ATGCCCGAGCTGAAGACCCCCCTGGACATCCTCAAGGTTCTGCCCCAGACCAATTGCCGCGACTGCGGCGCGCCCACCTGCATGGTCTTCGCGGTGGCGGTGAGCCAGGGCAAGCGCCCCTTGGACGACTGCCCCCATCTGGACCCCGAGGTGGCCGCCTCGGCCTCGGTGGCCTCCAAGGAGGCCCCCAAGATGATGGACGACATCATGGCCGCCCTGGGGCCCCTGCGCGAGAAGATCAAGACCCTGGACCTGGAGCCCCTGGCCAGGCCCCTGGGCGCGCGCTACAAGGACGGCAAGCTATTCATCAACTGCCTGGGCCGCGACTTCTCGGTGGATCAGGAGGGCCAGGTCTACTCAGGCTGCCACATCAACGGCTGGGTGGCTCCGCCGGTGCTCAACTACGTGATCAACGGCGGCGGCCCGGACCCCAAGGGCCAGTGGGTTCCTTTGCGCGATCTGCCCGGGGGCAAGGACTGGGGCCGCTTCTTCGAGCACCAGTGCGAGAAGCGGCTCTGGAAGATAATCGACGACTACACCGAGCTGATGGAGGACCTGGTGGACGTCTTCGGCGGCAAGCCCGCCCCGGAGATGTTCGACTCGGACATCGCGGTGGTCATCTACCCCCTGCCCAAGCTGCCCATGCTCCTGTGCTACTGGAAGCCCGAGGACGGCATGGCCTCCTCGCTCAACGTGTTCTTCGACGTCACCGCCGAGGACAACCTGCCCATCGGCTCCATCTACAGCCTGGCCACCGGCCTGGCGGTGATGTTCGAGAAGGTCTCCCAGACCCACGGCAAGTAG
- a CDS encoding alpha/beta hydrolase: MADKQELMPGVFIEPKIIETARGPIEVDDTGGDLPAVLVSHGGIGGVDQARCVVSWLDPKQYRLICPSRPGYLGTPLSSGPSMDEQADLFAALLDELGVDKVAMISVSAGGPPAYTFALRHPDRLWALIPIDSVSGFYEIPETAGPIAQAIFTSEWGQKLLKKIGEKKPEWFLQEIFSAEAYFTKDQIKAHIAYALGSPEAVEFMRAFMNTMNPYNPRKPGTDNDMVIYRKLTHLPVEGITCPTLVVHGTHDADVKLYDGVYVHEHIEGSERFWIEEGSHLGFWLCPNSPKAQAAAKEFLERHKP, encoded by the coding sequence ATGGCCGACAAGCAAGAGCTCATGCCCGGGGTGTTCATCGAGCCTAAAATCATTGAGACCGCGCGGGGACCCATCGAGGTGGACGACACCGGGGGCGACCTGCCTGCGGTGTTGGTAAGCCACGGCGGCATCGGCGGGGTGGACCAGGCCCGCTGCGTGGTCTCCTGGCTGGACCCCAAACAGTACCGCCTCATCTGCCCCTCGCGGCCCGGCTACTTGGGCACTCCGCTCTCCAGCGGCCCCAGCATGGACGAGCAGGCCGATCTGTTCGCCGCGCTCCTGGACGAGCTGGGCGTGGACAAGGTGGCCATGATCTCGGTCTCGGCCGGGGGGCCGCCGGCCTACACCTTTGCCCTACGCCACCCCGACCGGCTCTGGGCGCTGATCCCCATCGACAGCGTGAGCGGCTTCTACGAGATCCCCGAGACCGCCGGCCCCATCGCCCAGGCCATCTTCACCTCGGAGTGGGGCCAGAAGCTTCTAAAGAAGATAGGCGAAAAAAAGCCCGAGTGGTTCTTGCAGGAGATTTTCTCGGCCGAGGCCTACTTCACCAAGGATCAGATCAAGGCGCACATCGCCTATGCCCTGGGCTCGCCCGAGGCGGTGGAATTCATGCGGGCCTTCATGAACACCATGAACCCCTACAACCCGCGCAAGCCGGGCACGGACAACGACATGGTGATCTACCGCAAGCTGACCCACCTGCCGGTGGAGGGCATCACCTGCCCCACCCTGGTGGTGCACGGCACCCACGACGCGGACGTGAAGTTATATGACGGGGTCTATGTGCACGAGCACATCGAGGGCTCGGAGCGCTTCTGGATCGAGGAAGGCTCGCATTTGGGCTTCTGGCTGTGCCCCAACTCCCCCAAGGCCCAGGCCGCGGCCAAGGAATTCCTGGAGCGGCACAAGCCCTAG
- a CDS encoding transposase — translation MKLNTSLPFLGQAFFITFSCYKNRRLLNRENCKQIVMNELGAAVAKYSAACLGFVVMPDHVHTLLHLTHQEQLASLMQRWKRLSSFRIKKHLIEAAPDYFPSQIRDDPIWKHRYYCFPVVNEKKAEEKIDYMHQNPVRAGLVTRAEEWEFGSARFYLLAENAGVPINWPG, via the coding sequence GTGAAGCTAAACACCAGCCTACCCTTTTTGGGACAAGCCTTTTTCATCACCTTTTCCTGTTACAAAAACCGCCGGCTGCTCAACCGGGAAAACTGCAAGCAAATCGTCATGAATGAACTGGGCGCGGCAGTGGCCAAATATTCGGCAGCCTGTCTAGGATTCGTGGTGATGCCTGATCATGTGCATACCCTGCTGCACCTTACCCACCAGGAACAGCTCGCCTCCCTCATGCAGCGCTGGAAACGCCTGAGTTCCTTTCGCATTAAAAAGCATCTGATAGAAGCGGCCCCTGATTACTTCCCCTCCCAGATCCGCGACGACCCCATTTGGAAGCACCGCTACTACTGCTTCCCTGTGGTGAACGAAAAAAAGGCCGAGGAGAAAATCGATTACATGCACCAGAACCCGGTCAGGGCGGGCCTAGTCACTCGGGCCGAGGAATGGGAGTTTGGCTCGGCGCGGTTTTATCTGTTGGCTGAGAATGCCGGGGTGCCCATCAACTGGCCCGGCTGA
- a CDS encoding RNA methyltransferase, with product MPRPDKIDLTPLVVVLVRPRFPENIGAAARVVANMGLGGLRVVEPERPWEEPMQRLASTCGRKVLAKMETYGSLREALADTVGAAATTARVGYKRGELINPRRAAPELLAWAAGGKAAMVFGPEDRGLSTSQLDRCQLSVCIPTAQASSLNLAQAVMVMAYELRQAALEAGATPAAGPSPASHGEMMGLHRHLVDGLVAIGTLKEDNPEHFYRPIKNVIERGRPSSREVRAMRGIARQMLWAAGQIQKKDKNK from the coding sequence ATGCCGCGCCCGGACAAAATAGACCTCACGCCTTTGGTGGTGGTGTTGGTGCGCCCGCGCTTCCCGGAGAACATCGGGGCCGCCGCCCGGGTGGTGGCCAACATGGGCCTGGGCGGCCTGCGCGTGGTGGAGCCGGAGCGCCCCTGGGAAGAGCCCATGCAGCGCCTGGCCTCCACCTGCGGCCGCAAGGTGCTGGCCAAGATGGAGACCTACGGCAGCCTGCGCGAGGCCCTGGCCGACACGGTGGGCGCGGCGGCCACCACGGCCCGGGTGGGCTACAAGCGCGGCGAGCTGATCAACCCCCGCCGGGCGGCCCCGGAGCTTTTGGCCTGGGCCGCGGGCGGCAAGGCGGCCATGGTCTTCGGCCCCGAGGACCGGGGGCTGTCCACCAGCCAGCTGGACCGCTGCCAGCTCTCGGTGTGCATCCCCACCGCCCAGGCCTCCAGCCTCAACCTGGCCCAGGCGGTGATGGTGATGGCCTATGAGCTGAGGCAGGCGGCCCTGGAAGCGGGGGCCACCCCGGCCGCCGGACCCAGCCCGGCCAGCCACGGCGAGATGATGGGCCTGCACCGCCACCTGGTCGACGGCCTGGTGGCCATCGGGACCCTGAAGGAAGACAACCCCGAGCACTTCTACCGCCCCATCAAGAACGTCATCGAGCGCGGCCGCCCCTCGTCCCGCGAGGTGCGCGCCATGCGGGGCATCGCCCGCCAGATGCTCTGGGCCGCCGGGCAGATTCAGAAGAAAGACAAGAATAAATAA
- a CDS encoding pyridoxamine 5'-phosphate oxidase family protein codes for MANFDEDFVATINLPGRVGVLATASPDGKPNAAYFGSPRLDVEGKLVMGMMENRSLKNLEANPYAVFFTVKEAPVGFATPGWRLYLECKQIDREGEVLEQVKSAIAAAAGEQAAAGIKAGVVFEVTEVRPLVDMG; via the coding sequence ATGGCCAATTTTGACGAAGATTTTGTCGCGACTATCAACCTGCCCGGCCGCGTGGGCGTGCTGGCCACGGCCAGCCCCGACGGCAAGCCCAACGCCGCCTACTTCGGCAGCCCCCGTCTGGACGTGGAGGGCAAGCTGGTCATGGGCATGATGGAAAACCGCAGCCTCAAGAACCTGGAGGCCAACCCCTACGCGGTGTTCTTCACCGTGAAGGAGGCCCCGGTGGGCTTCGCCACTCCGGGCTGGCGGCTCTACCTGGAGTGCAAGCAGATCGACCGCGAGGGCGAGGTGCTGGAGCAGGTGAAGAGCGCCATCGCCGCCGCGGCGGGCGAGCAGGCGGCCGCGGGCATCAAGGCCGGGGTGGTGTTTGAGGTCACCGAGGTGCGGCCCCTGGTGGACATGGGCTAG
- a CDS encoding carboxypeptidase-like regulatory domain-containing protein, giving the protein MFRPAVLLALLAALLCLPAPPAQAGSAQGSLSGAVVNRYGEPLRGATVRVEHLQEGFVVESIADGQGTYVINNLSPGDYKVEASIGSKKADLAVQKTKLGPGENKRLNLVINIVEGRTLDPNYRPLKPGLLGTP; this is encoded by the coding sequence TTGTTCCGCCCTGCTGTTTTGCTGGCCCTGCTGGCCGCCTTGCTCTGCCTCCCCGCCCCACCGGCCCAGGCCGGGAGCGCCCAGGGCTCCCTGTCCGGCGCGGTGGTCAACCGCTACGGCGAACCCCTGCGCGGAGCCACGGTGCGCGTGGAGCACCTGCAAGAGGGCTTCGTGGTGGAGTCCATCGCCGACGGCCAGGGGACCTACGTGATCAACAACCTCTCGCCCGGCGACTACAAGGTCGAGGCCAGCATCGGCAGCAAAAAGGCCGACCTGGCCGTCCAGAAGACCAAGCTGGGGCCGGGCGAAAACAAGAGGCTGAACCTGGTGATCAACATCGTGGAAGGCCGCACCTTGGACCCCAACTACCGGCCCCTCAAGCCGGGCTTGTTGGGCACGCCCTAG
- a CDS encoding cysteine hydrolase, giving the protein MRALLVIDVQKEYFTGALPISHPPNSLAKVLEAMDAATRHGVPVAVIQHGSPDPQAPAFRLNSPGWELMPEVAARPREVLIAKQLPGSFTGTELGPWLESIGADTVAICGYMTQMCCDTTARQAFHRGLDVEFLYDATGTLDIANQAGKVTAEELHRAVLVTQAMRFSRVLTTAQWIDTLDGKGRDCSKCS; this is encoded by the coding sequence ATGCGGGCCCTGTTGGTCATAGACGTGCAGAAGGAATACTTCACCGGCGCCCTGCCGATTAGCCACCCGCCGAACAGCCTGGCCAAGGTGCTGGAGGCCATGGACGCGGCGACGCGCCACGGCGTGCCCGTGGCCGTGATCCAGCACGGTTCGCCCGACCCCCAGGCCCCGGCCTTTCGCCTGAACTCGCCGGGCTGGGAGCTGATGCCCGAGGTGGCCGCGCGCCCCCGCGAGGTGCTCATCGCAAAGCAGCTGCCCGGCTCCTTCACCGGCACCGAGCTGGGGCCGTGGCTGGAGTCCATCGGCGCGGACACGGTGGCCATCTGCGGCTACATGACCCAGATGTGCTGCGACACCACCGCCCGCCAGGCCTTTCACCGGGGCCTGGACGTGGAGTTCCTCTACGACGCCACCGGCACCCTGGACATTGCCAACCAGGCGGGCAAGGTCACGGCCGAGGAGCTGCACCGCGCGGTGCTGGTCACCCAGGCCATGCGTTTTTCGCGGGTCCTTACCACCGCGCAATGGATCGACACCCTGGACGGCAAAGGACGCGACTGCTCCAAATGTTCCTAA